From Bacillus basilensis, a single genomic window includes:
- a CDS encoding 3-hydroxyacyl-CoA dehydrogenase/enoyl-CoA hydratase family protein — MFQIKKAAVLGSGVMGSGIAAHLANIGIPTLLLDIVPPALTKEEEAKGLTLEHKSVRNRFSNTALQKLLKQKPAPLTVKGNLALIEAGNLEDDLERLADVDWIIEVVVENLDVKKTLFEKVDAVRKPGSIVSSNTSGISVEKMAEGRSDDFQKHFLGTHFFNPPRYLKLLEVIPTKETDPQVLSFMKLFGEDVLGKGVVIAKDTPNFIGNRIGTYGLLVTLQEMVKRGYSIGEVDSVTGPLIGRPKSATFRTLDVVGLDTFVHVANNVYENVQEEERDVFKVPAFMHDMLDKKWLGSKTGQGFFLKQGKEILELNPETMEYEARKKLKAASIELSKQEKGLSNKLKALVYAKDRAGELLWNIITPTLLYSAKLHKEIADDIVAIDQAMKWGFGWEQGPFEVWDAIGVEKSVQKMEENGAVVPAWVKEMLEKGFTTFYKHDNGDSYYYDNGEYKLIERNKKAISLKQLKAKNGVLKKNSGASLIDLGDGILCLEFHSKSNAIGMDITQMINYAVDEVEKNYKGLVIGNQSKNFCVGANLAMILMEAQDDNYFEIEWVVKNFQDAMTKIKYSSKPVVAAPYGMTLGGGTEVCLPAASIQASSETYMGLVEVGVGLIPGGGGNKELYIKHLNKMANGVEFDLQKVANKVFETVAMAKVSTSGQEAVSHNFLGDKDGISVNGDHLLYDAKQKALALYEAGYKAPIRKKIPVVGETGYATLALGAEAMHLSGYISEYDLHIAKKLAYVIAGGKVPYGTEVDEQYLLDVEREAFISLVSEMKSQARMQHMLVKGKPLRN, encoded by the coding sequence ATGTTCCAAATTAAAAAGGCTGCTGTTCTAGGTTCAGGCGTAATGGGTTCGGGGATTGCGGCACACTTAGCTAATATTGGTATTCCGACATTATTGCTTGATATTGTACCACCTGCGCTTACGAAAGAAGAGGAAGCGAAGGGACTTACATTAGAACATAAAAGTGTGAGAAATCGTTTTAGTAATACAGCATTGCAAAAACTATTAAAGCAAAAACCAGCTCCTCTGACAGTGAAAGGAAATCTAGCACTGATTGAAGCAGGTAACTTAGAAGATGATCTTGAGCGTCTTGCTGATGTAGATTGGATTATTGAAGTAGTAGTTGAGAACTTAGATGTTAAAAAGACACTATTTGAAAAAGTAGATGCTGTTCGTAAACCAGGTTCTATTGTAAGCTCGAATACGTCAGGCATTTCAGTTGAAAAAATGGCAGAAGGTCGTTCAGACGACTTCCAGAAACACTTCTTAGGCACACACTTTTTTAACCCACCACGATATTTAAAACTTCTAGAGGTAATACCGACGAAAGAAACTGATCCACAAGTATTAAGCTTCATGAAACTATTTGGCGAAGACGTTCTTGGAAAAGGCGTTGTTATCGCAAAAGACACACCAAACTTTATTGGAAACCGCATCGGTACGTACGGTTTATTAGTAACTCTTCAAGAGATGGTAAAACGTGGCTATAGCATTGGGGAAGTTGATTCTGTAACAGGCCCACTTATTGGTCGTCCGAAGAGCGCAACGTTCCGTACATTAGATGTTGTCGGTTTAGATACATTCGTACACGTTGCAAATAACGTATATGAAAACGTACAAGAAGAAGAGCGTGATGTATTTAAAGTACCAGCTTTCATGCATGACATGCTTGATAAAAAATGGCTGGGAAGTAAAACAGGTCAAGGCTTCTTCTTAAAACAAGGAAAAGAAATTTTAGAATTAAATCCTGAAACGATGGAGTACGAAGCTCGCAAAAAATTAAAAGCTGCTTCTATCGAGTTAAGTAAACAAGAAAAAGGTTTATCGAATAAATTGAAAGCGCTTGTATATGCGAAAGACCGAGCAGGAGAGTTGTTATGGAACATCATTACACCGACTCTTTTATACTCTGCAAAACTTCATAAAGAAATTGCTGACGATATCGTTGCAATTGACCAAGCGATGAAGTGGGGCTTCGGCTGGGAGCAAGGACCATTTGAAGTTTGGGATGCAATCGGCGTTGAAAAGTCTGTTCAAAAGATGGAAGAAAACGGCGCAGTTGTTCCGGCTTGGGTGAAAGAAATGTTAGAGAAAGGTTTCACTACTTTCTATAAACATGATAACGGAGATAGCTACTATTACGATAATGGCGAATATAAGCTAATCGAACGTAATAAAAAGGCAATTTCTCTTAAGCAATTAAAAGCGAAAAATGGCGTATTAAAGAAAAATAGCGGAGCGAGCTTAATTGATTTAGGCGACGGCATCCTTTGCTTAGAATTCCATTCGAAGAGCAATGCAATCGGTATGGATATTACGCAAATGATTAACTACGCTGTTGATGAAGTAGAAAAGAATTATAAAGGTCTTGTTATCGGTAACCAATCGAAGAACTTCTGCGTTGGTGCGAACCTAGCAATGATCTTAATGGAAGCACAAGATGACAACTACTTTGAAATTGAGTGGGTTGTGAAAAACTTCCAAGATGCAATGACGAAAATTAAGTACTCTTCTAAGCCAGTTGTAGCAGCACCATACGGTATGACGCTTGGCGGAGGTACAGAAGTATGTTTACCAGCAGCGAGCATTCAAGCTTCTAGTGAAACGTATATGGGCTTAGTAGAAGTTGGTGTTGGCTTAATCCCTGGCGGAGGCGGTAATAAAGAGCTATACATTAAACACTTAAATAAAATGGCAAACGGCGTAGAGTTTGATCTGCAAAAAGTTGCAAATAAAGTGTTCGAAACAGTCGCAATGGCGAAAGTTTCAACTTCAGGACAAGAAGCAGTTTCTCATAACTTCTTAGGTGATAAAGACGGTATTAGTGTGAATGGTGATCACTTACTATACGATGCGAAACAGAAAGCACTTGCTTTATATGAAGCTGGTTATAAAGCGCCGATCCGTAAAAAGATACCGGTTGTTGGTGAAACAGGATATGCAACTCTTGCACTTGGTGCAGAAGCAATGCATTTATCTGGTTACATTTCAGAGTACGATCTTCACATTGCGAAGAAACTTGCATATGTCATTGCGGGCGGAAAAGTACCGTACGGAACAGAAGTTGATGAGCAGTATTTATTAGATGTAGAACGTGAAGCATTTATTAGCTTAGTAAGTGAGATGAAATCACAAGCAAGAATGCAGCACATGCTTGTAAAAGGAAAGCCATTACGTAACTAA
- a CDS encoding YuzL family protein, whose amino-acid sequence MAKLKKNPSKAGISAASVTGNAGPTDRGVEKGRQGNNQQYKKHNMGEK is encoded by the coding sequence ATGGCAAAACTTAAGAAGAACCCTTCAAAGGCTGGAATTAGTGCAGCAAGTGTGACAGGAAACGCTGGTCCAACTGATCGAGGCGTAGAAAAGGGACGTCAAGGTAATAACCAGCAATATAAGAAGCATAATATGGGCGAAAAATAA
- a CDS encoding D-alanyl-D-alanine carboxypeptidase family protein: MKRTIVMIVMIATLFTGMIFFSYAQRQQTVRADQPSITGQYGITIDADTGKILYGKREDERSYPASIAKMMTTLLLLENVKEDEEITVTENAIKTESQSKKIKLRAGEKLKRDEALKLMLIISADPIAESIAEHIAGSKNEFVKMMNARAKELGTKHATFKNASGADAIGNKVSPYDIAMITKEALKYPVVLEHMNSTRTTLHTSERSPKIANYGREELYDDPYAIGSKSGLSALGKYTVVTVDEKDGKRVINVVLSSTRAQLYPDTKKMAHYAFQQLK; encoded by the coding sequence ATGAAACGAACAATAGTTATGATTGTAATGATTGCAACATTATTTACAGGGATGATTTTCTTCTCTTATGCACAAAGACAACAAACTGTAAGAGCCGATCAACCTAGTATTACTGGGCAATACGGAATTACAATCGATGCAGACACAGGTAAAATTTTGTATGGAAAACGGGAAGATGAACGCTCTTATCCGGCTAGTATAGCCAAAATGATGACAACCCTTCTCCTACTAGAGAATGTAAAAGAAGATGAAGAAATTACAGTTACAGAAAACGCGATTAAAACAGAAAGTCAAAGTAAGAAAATTAAGCTTCGTGCTGGGGAAAAGTTAAAGCGGGATGAGGCATTAAAACTTATGCTTATCATTAGTGCAGACCCAATAGCCGAGTCAATTGCAGAACATATCGCAGGATCAAAAAATGAATTTGTGAAAATGATGAACGCTAGAGCGAAGGAACTTGGTACAAAACATGCGACTTTCAAAAATGCTAGTGGTGCTGATGCAATAGGAAACAAAGTATCACCATATGACATTGCTATGATTACGAAAGAAGCATTAAAGTACCCAGTTGTTTTAGAACATATGAATTCAACACGTACAACTCTACATACTTCAGAACGCTCTCCCAAAATCGCAAACTATGGACGAGAAGAACTATATGACGATCCATATGCAATTGGAAGTAAAAGCGGTCTATCAGCACTCGGAAAATATACGGTCGTAACAGTGGATGAAAAAGACGGTAAACGCGTCATTAATGTTGTATTATCTTCTACTCGCGCGCAACTATATCCTGATACGAAGAAAATGGCACATTATGCATTTCAGCAATTAAAATAA
- a CDS encoding proline dehydrogenase family protein has translation MEQLMRNSFLFLSKNKALTKLAKKYGLRFGAGRFVAGETIELATAAIKQLNKQGLCVTIDYLGEFVDNEAEANEMANQSIEAIRAIGREGLDSQLSLKMTSMGLDISDEIVMNNMRRILEAAQENGVFVTIDMEDYTRCGKTIDIFKQLKSEYDNIGTVIQAYLYRTEKDMEELNAYSPNLRLVKGAYKEPEEVAFPDKKDVDDNYKKIIKMHLLNGNYTAIASHDEAIIEYTKKLAEEHNIPRDQFEFQMLYGIRNERQLELVKEGYKMRVYVPYGNDWYGYFMRRLAERPANVAFVLKGMVKK, from the coding sequence ATGGAACAATTAATGCGAAATTCGTTTCTTTTCTTATCTAAAAATAAAGCGCTAACAAAACTGGCTAAAAAGTACGGTTTACGTTTTGGAGCAGGTCGCTTTGTCGCAGGGGAGACGATTGAATTAGCGACAGCAGCTATTAAACAATTGAACAAGCAAGGTCTTTGTGTAACAATCGATTATTTAGGGGAATTCGTTGATAATGAAGCGGAAGCAAATGAAATGGCTAACCAATCGATTGAAGCGATCCGTGCAATTGGAAGAGAAGGTCTTGATTCGCAGCTTTCTTTAAAGATGACTTCTATGGGATTAGATATCTCTGATGAAATCGTAATGAACAATATGCGCCGTATTTTGGAAGCTGCACAAGAAAATGGTGTGTTTGTTACAATTGATATGGAAGATTATACACGCTGCGGGAAGACGATTGATATCTTTAAGCAGTTAAAGTCTGAATACGATAATATTGGTACTGTTATTCAAGCTTACCTGTATCGTACAGAAAAAGATATGGAAGAATTAAATGCTTATAGTCCTAATTTACGTCTTGTAAAAGGAGCTTATAAAGAACCTGAAGAGGTAGCGTTCCCAGATAAGAAAGATGTAGATGATAACTATAAAAAAATTATTAAAATGCACTTATTAAATGGAAATTATACTGCAATTGCTTCACATGACGAAGCGATTATTGAATATACGAAAAAACTTGCCGAAGAACACAACATCCCAAGAGACCAATTTGAATTCCAGATGTTATATGGTATTCGTAATGAGCGTCAACTTGAGCTAGTAAAAGAAGGTTACAAAATGCGTGTTTATGTACCTTATGGAAACGACTGGTATGGCTACTTCATGCGTCGTCTAGCAGAGCGCCCAGCAAACGTTGCGTTCGTATTAAAAGGTATGGTTAAAAAATAA
- a CDS encoding YusU family protein, with protein sequence MSEKFNEQFDGLLEKYTELLLGESNEERKEQVQKWALYSYIAKTMPALVKHWNETYPDAKEEMVKLITDIKKMNEEKRNEQ encoded by the coding sequence ATGAGTGAAAAGTTTAACGAACAATTTGACGGGTTGTTAGAGAAATACACGGAACTATTACTTGGAGAGAGCAATGAAGAGAGAAAAGAACAGGTGCAGAAGTGGGCACTGTATTCTTACATAGCTAAGACGATGCCGGCTTTAGTAAAGCACTGGAATGAGACGTATCCAGATGCGAAAGAAGAGATGGTGAAGTTAATTACGGATATTAAAAAAATGAATGAAGAGAAGAGAAATGAGCAGTGA
- a CDS encoding MTH1187 family thiamine-binding protein, whose amino-acid sequence MAIVDVSIIPVGTGNPSVSEYVAEVQKVLEKNADRVKYQLTPMNTVIEGDLPVILEVIQQMHEVPYTKGAQRVATTIRIDDRRDKVSTMEKKLNSVRSKL is encoded by the coding sequence ATGGCAATTGTTGACGTATCGATTATTCCAGTAGGAACAGGTAATCCAAGTGTTAGTGAGTATGTAGCAGAAGTACAAAAGGTGCTTGAGAAAAATGCAGATCGCGTGAAGTATCAATTAACACCAATGAATACAGTTATTGAAGGAGATCTTCCTGTCATTCTAGAAGTAATTCAACAAATGCATGAAGTTCCATATACGAAAGGTGCACAGCGCGTTGCAACAACAATTCGTATCGATGATCGTCGTGATAAAGTAAGTACCATGGAGAAAAAATTAAACTCTGTTCGATCAAAATTATAA
- a CDS encoding methyl-accepting chemotaxis protein, which produces MVEQMNEMVSKIKNSVSTVQQSTSNLHYLTNETVAASREVSGAMDDVSGGASTLANSVDEVSEQLENMAQSVEQMNNSVGDIKDVAGKAEEASKQGLNTMRNLVRTRGQSSSIVVHTEEASGKLEQRVGSIQNVVELIKGISDQTNLLALNASIEAARAGEQGKGFAVVAEEVRKLAEQSKEATGEIATMIGDVQLEVKRVVEVVSKLKDIADVQNNVTTEAEAEFRTIMSVVNTISTSVEQIVEEVNNIGHEQGEITAVMHTIAGTSQESAAVSEEVNAATESQVNHLEKVAHTMESLTEHMRDLERLVEQFKIEE; this is translated from the coding sequence ATGGTTGAGCAAATGAATGAAATGGTAAGTAAAATTAAAAATAGTGTATCAACAGTGCAACAATCAACGAGCAATCTACATTATTTAACGAATGAAACTGTAGCCGCTAGTAGAGAAGTGTCAGGTGCAATGGATGATGTGAGCGGAGGAGCTTCTACGCTTGCTAATAGTGTAGATGAAGTTTCAGAGCAGCTCGAGAATATGGCGCAGTCAGTGGAACAAATGAATAATTCAGTCGGTGACATAAAAGACGTGGCTGGCAAAGCTGAAGAGGCATCTAAGCAAGGCTTAAATACGATGCGTAATTTAGTTCGTACAAGGGGCCAATCATCTTCGATTGTTGTTCACACAGAAGAAGCATCTGGTAAGTTAGAGCAAAGAGTTGGATCGATTCAAAATGTAGTAGAGCTTATAAAAGGTATTTCGGATCAAACCAATTTACTTGCTTTAAATGCTTCGATTGAGGCGGCGCGTGCAGGTGAACAAGGTAAAGGCTTTGCTGTTGTTGCTGAAGAAGTCCGAAAGTTAGCGGAACAATCGAAAGAGGCAACAGGAGAAATTGCAACGATGATTGGCGATGTACAATTAGAGGTAAAACGAGTTGTAGAAGTTGTAAGTAAATTAAAAGATATTGCGGATGTACAAAATAACGTTACGACAGAAGCAGAGGCGGAATTCCGTACAATTATGTCAGTTGTTAATACGATTAGTACTTCAGTGGAACAAATCGTAGAAGAGGTAAATAACATTGGTCACGAGCAAGGAGAAATTACAGCGGTAATGCATACGATTGCTGGTACGAGTCAAGAAAGTGCAGCTGTTTCTGAAGAGGTAAATGCTGCAACTGAATCACAAGTGAATCATCTAGAAAAGGTAGCTCATACGATGGAAAGCTTGACGGAGCATATGAGAGACTTAGAAAGATTGGTTGAGCAATTTAAAATAGAGGAATAA
- a CDS encoding transposase produces MILAKKVRLIPTPEQEKVLRNHAGAARFAYNYCKRMSDRYYKLFGKSVSQLALQKRFTKIKKRKRYEWLNDINAQVPKQASKDFDTARKNSFKKYKNGSHTSYKSKKDLIQGFYANYERLIIGKKVVHIQSIGKVKTSQQLPRNKKTSNPRVTFDGRHWWISVGFQEDFELQELTNESIGVDVGLKELFVASNGMKERNINKDAKVKKLLKRKKSAQRDMSRRFKKGVKIQSAGYEKAKAEHLRLSRKITNIRNNHIHQATAKLVKTKPMRMVVEDLSISNLLKNKRLSKAFSFQKLNFFFQCLSYKCEKYGIEYVKADKWFASSKICSCCGVKYDHSVQPEGQWSLKIREWDCVGCNSHHDRDINAAINLSR; encoded by the coding sequence ATGATATTGGCGAAGAAAGTCAGACTGATTCCAACGCCTGAACAAGAAAAAGTGCTTAGAAACCATGCTGGTGCTGCAAGATTCGCTTATAACTATTGTAAAAGAATGAGTGATAGATATTATAAGCTATTTGGAAAATCTGTTTCACAGTTAGCTTTACAGAAACGATTTACAAAGATCAAGAAGCGAAAGAGATATGAGTGGTTAAATGACATCAACGCACAAGTTCCCAAACAGGCTTCAAAAGATTTTGATACGGCGAGAAAAAATTCGTTCAAAAAGTACAAAAATGGTTCTCACACTTCTTATAAATCCAAAAAAGATTTAATCCAAGGATTTTATGCCAATTATGAAAGACTGATTATAGGAAAGAAAGTAGTTCATATTCAGTCTATTGGAAAAGTAAAAACAAGCCAACAACTACCAAGAAACAAAAAAACATCCAATCCAAGAGTTACCTTTGATGGTCGTCACTGGTGGATTAGTGTAGGATTCCAAGAAGACTTTGAATTACAAGAACTAACCAATGAGTCGATTGGTGTGGATGTTGGTTTAAAAGAGCTGTTTGTAGCTTCTAATGGTATGAAAGAACGAAATATAAACAAAGATGCTAAGGTTAAAAAACTTTTGAAAAGGAAAAAGTCAGCGCAAAGAGATATGTCTAGGAGATTTAAAAAAGGTGTAAAAATTCAATCTGCCGGATATGAAAAAGCGAAAGCTGAGCACCTGCGGTTATCTAGGAAAATTACGAATATCCGAAATAACCATATCCATCAAGCAACAGCTAAATTGGTGAAAACCAAACCAATGAGGATGGTTGTGGAAGACTTATCTATCTCAAACCTGTTAAAAAACAAAAGACTATCGAAAGCATTTTCATTTCAAAAATTAAACTTCTTCTTTCAATGTTTATCATACAAGTGTGAGAAGTACGGCATTGAGTATGTAAAAGCTGATAAATGGTTCGCTTCAAGCAAGATTTGTTCATGTTGCGGAGTTAAATACGACCATTCAGTTCAACCAGAAGGACAGTGGAGTTTAAAGATTCGTGAATGGGACTGTGTTGGGTGCAATAGCCATCACGATAGGGATATAAATGCTGCGATAAATTTATCAAGATGA
- a CDS encoding TrmB family transcriptional regulator, translating to MLQKFGFSQYESQAYEVVVSSNEPLDATTIVKHSGVPKAKIYEVLARLIDKGMVMDSVSEKKKMYTALPLKLAIEKLTTEFQSNIKELETNISKKSFTDDRVWSLKMQSSIRVQGKELIESAKESIRISAWNDTLLEYLPLLEEKAKQGVKTESLIVGNVETDLENMHFLIPSEEPNALERYLLLIVDDREILFAGVEQESWQAMKTMSQPFVKFFTEFFYHDVALAKITQKHHDLFMEDEEIKSLLMKLRY from the coding sequence ATGTTACAAAAATTCGGTTTCTCACAATATGAAAGCCAAGCTTACGAAGTTGTCGTATCAAGCAACGAGCCATTAGATGCTACAACGATTGTGAAGCATTCTGGTGTTCCAAAAGCAAAAATATATGAAGTGCTAGCACGCCTGATCGATAAAGGAATGGTAATGGATTCTGTTTCAGAAAAGAAAAAGATGTATACAGCGTTACCACTCAAGCTAGCAATTGAAAAGTTAACGACAGAATTCCAATCAAATATTAAAGAACTAGAAACGAATATATCAAAAAAATCATTTACAGATGACCGTGTGTGGAGCTTAAAAATGCAATCTTCTATTCGAGTTCAAGGTAAAGAACTCATCGAAAGTGCAAAAGAATCAATTCGCATTTCAGCTTGGAATGATACTCTTTTAGAATATCTTCCGTTATTAGAAGAAAAGGCAAAACAAGGGGTCAAAACCGAGTCCCTTATCGTTGGAAACGTAGAAACAGACTTAGAAAACATGCATTTTCTAATCCCATCTGAAGAGCCTAACGCGCTAGAGCGCTACTTACTACTCATCGTTGACGACCGTGAAATTTTATTTGCTGGTGTAGAGCAAGAGTCATGGCAAGCAATGAAAACAATGTCACAACCTTTCGTGAAGTTCTTTACAGAATTTTTCTATCATGACGTTGCACTTGCGAAGATTACCCAGAAACACCATGATCTCTTTATGGAAGATGAGGAAATTAAGAGTTTGTTGATGAAGTTGAGATACTAA
- a CDS encoding SpaA isopeptide-forming pilin-related protein: protein MKRKIVGKWFSFLSALIILLGIAMPQVKAEVMNRETYKMDWSYSNSKQRDIKTEIIKTASGSIGYCLTPDLRSPNGDDLPEMGKTSDAVYRILLNGYPQKSPSELGVATTEEAHYATQLAVWIAANELTEEDLVAKNERVHNLMKRLVEASKKETGSQDVFFKVNPVDTQTATQKGEYLETGFYAIQTNSVSGSYTILPEGAPKGIRIVNEQGEEKTTLSINEKFKILIPKDTSSGNFKMKVKSTLTNLQAIAFKGSEKVQNTTVLLQRNSEKISTDLVVNWESVGSLKIMKLGEKKELLKGAVFEVSNENFKQNVTTNDKGIAESGNLPIGIYSVKEIQAPAGYVLDGSVKKIEVKTGETAVLELKNENVKGELEITKVDVADGNTKLPNTEFTIYNEQGKEVVKGKTDEKGVAKFKLPYGKYTYKETIAPNGYVINEETFAFEIKENGEIIKHIVQDKKVEGELEITKVDVADGNTKLPNAEFTIYNEQGKEVVKGKTDEKGVAKFKLPYGKYTYKETIAPNGYVINEETFAFEIKENGEIIKHIVQDKKVEGELEITKVDVADGNTKLPNAEFTIYNEQGKEVVKGKTDEKGIAKFKLPYGKYTYKETIAPNGYVINEETFAFEIKKDGEIIKHIVKNKKEEKASLPSKPNKPTPNEEVKPSADVKPMQQPNTHNEVRLPATGGVGNEFTALFVLGIGFIIAGAYVLRMKNRKEM from the coding sequence ATGAAACGAAAGATCGTAGGAAAATGGTTTAGTTTTTTAAGTGCTCTTATTATTTTATTAGGAATTGCAATGCCACAAGTAAAGGCAGAAGTAATGAACAGAGAAACATATAAGATGGATTGGAGCTATAGTAATTCGAAACAGCGTGACATAAAGACCGAAATAATTAAAACGGCTTCGGGTAGTATTGGGTATTGTTTAACGCCTGATTTACGTTCACCCAATGGGGATGATTTGCCTGAGATGGGGAAAACATCTGATGCCGTATATCGTATTTTATTAAATGGATATCCTCAAAAAAGTCCATCTGAATTAGGTGTAGCGACAACGGAAGAAGCGCATTATGCTACACAATTAGCAGTATGGATTGCAGCGAATGAATTAACGGAAGAAGATTTAGTTGCAAAAAATGAACGAGTACATAATCTTATGAAGCGTTTAGTAGAGGCTTCAAAAAAAGAAACTGGATCACAAGATGTATTCTTTAAAGTTAATCCTGTAGACACACAAACTGCTACACAAAAAGGAGAGTATTTAGAAACAGGATTTTATGCGATTCAAACGAATTCAGTTTCTGGCTCTTATACAATTCTTCCTGAAGGTGCTCCTAAAGGGATTCGAATTGTAAATGAACAAGGGGAAGAGAAAACTACATTATCAATTAACGAAAAATTCAAAATATTAATCCCGAAAGATACGAGTAGTGGTAATTTTAAAATGAAAGTGAAGTCTACTTTAACAAATTTACAAGCAATAGCTTTTAAAGGATCAGAAAAGGTTCAAAATACAACGGTATTGTTACAAAGAAATAGTGAGAAAATCAGTACAGATTTAGTTGTAAATTGGGAATCAGTAGGCTCTTTAAAGATTATGAAATTAGGAGAAAAAAAGGAATTATTAAAAGGAGCGGTGTTTGAAGTTTCTAATGAAAACTTTAAACAAAATGTTACGACTAATGATAAGGGGATTGCGGAGTCAGGTAATCTTCCAATCGGTATATATAGCGTCAAAGAAATTCAAGCACCAGCTGGATATGTGTTAGACGGAAGTGTTAAAAAAATTGAAGTGAAAACTGGTGAAACTGCTGTATTAGAGTTGAAAAATGAAAATGTAAAAGGTGAATTAGAAATAACGAAAGTAGATGTAGCGGATGGGAATACGAAACTGCCGAACACAGAATTTACAATCTACAACGAACAAGGGAAAGAAGTAGTAAAGGGGAAAACGGATGAAAAAGGTGTAGCGAAATTTAAACTACCATACGGAAAGTACACGTATAAAGAAACGATAGCACCGAATGGATATGTAATAAATGAAGAGACGTTCGCATTTGAAATAAAAGAGAATGGAGAAATTATTAAACATATCGTTCAAGATAAGAAAGTAGAAGGTGAGTTAGAAATAACGAAAGTAGATGTAGCAGATGGGAATACGAAACTGCCAAATGCAGAATTTACAATCTACAACGAACAGGGAAAAGAAGTAGTAAAAGGAAAAACGGATGAAAAAGGTGTAGCGAAATTTAAACTACCATACGGAAAATACACGTATAAAGAAACAATAGCGCCGAATGGATATGTAATAAATGAAGAGACGTTCGCATTTGAAATAAAAGAGAATGGAGAAATTATTAAACATATCGTTCAAGATAAGAAGGTAGAAGGTGAGTTAGAAATAACGAAAGTAGATGTAGCAGATGGGAATACGAAACTGCCAAATGCAGAATTTACAATCTACAACGAACAAGGAAAAGAAGTAGTAAAAGGGAAAACGGATGAAAAAGGTATAGCGAAATTCAAATTACCATACGGAAAGTACACGTATAAAGAAACAATAGCGCCGAATGGATACGTAATAAATGAAGAGACATTCGCATTTGAAATAAAAAAGGATGGAGAAATTATTAAACATATTGTGAAAAATAAGAAAGAAGAAAAGGCATCGCTTCCTTCTAAGCCAAATAAGCCAACACCGAATGAAGAAGTGAAACCTTCCGCTGATGTGAAGCCAATGCAACAACCAAATACTCATAATGAAGTGCGTTTACCAGCTACTGGCGGCGTCGGCAATGAATTTACCGCTTTATTCGTTTTAGGAATTGGTTTTATTATTGCGGGTGCTTATGTGTTAAGGATGAAAAATAGAAAAGAAATGTAG